A section of the Sebastes fasciatus isolate fSebFas1 chromosome 5, fSebFas1.pri, whole genome shotgun sequence genome encodes:
- the plpp2b gene encoding phospholipid phosphatase 2b, which produces MKEEKMKDLRKKKLYVLVDVLCVIVAALPFIVMTIVFKPYIRGVYCDDESIMYPLKPDTITHGMLAAVTIPCTVVIISSGEAYLVYSKRIYSNSDFNQYVAALYKVVGTFLFGASVSQSLTDLAKFTIGRPRPNFMDVCRPTVCTGYMPVINCTGSDLNVTESRLSFYSGHSSFGMYCMLFLALYVQARLEAKWARLLRPTIQFFLVAFAVYVGYTRVSDYKHHWSDVLVGLLQGALIAVLNVCYVSDFFKKRPPRCTRPDTADSEEPERKPSLQIADSEHSNHYNYHHSPGPV; this is translated from the exons CGGCGCTGCCCTTCATCGTCATGACCATCGTGTTCAAGCCGTATATAAGAGGGGTTTACTGTGACGACGAGAGCATCATGTACCCCCTAAAACCAGACACCATCACCCATGGCATGCTGGCGGCCGTCACCATCCCCTGCACTGTCGTCATT ATCTCCTCTGGAGAGGCTTATCTGGTCTACAGCAAGAGGATTTACTCCAATTCTGACTTCAACCAGTATGTAGCTGCACTCTACAAGGTGGTGGGCACCTTCTTGTTTGGAGCATCCGTTAGCCAGTCGCTCACCGACCTTGCCAAGTTCACCATCGGCCGCCCGAGACCGAACTTCATGGACGTATGCCGCCCAACGGTCTGCACGGGATACATGCCGGTGATCAACTGTACTGGCAGCGATCTGAACGTCACCGAGTCCAG ATTGTCCTTCTACTCTGGTCACTCCTCTTTTGGGATGTACTGCATGCTCTTCCTAGCG cttTACGTGCAGGCCAGACTGGAGGCCAAGTGGGCCAGACTTCTCCGGCCCACCATCCAGTTCTTCCTGGTGGCCTTTGCGGTGTACGTGGGTTACACCCGAGTCTCTGATTACAAGCACCACTGGAGCGACGTGCTGGTGGGGCTGCTGCAGGGAGCGCTTATTGCTGTGCTCAAC gTGTGCTATGTGTCAGACTTCTTTAAGAAGCGTCCTCCACGTTGCACAAGGCCAGACACGGCTGATAGCGAAGAGCCAGAGAGGAAACCCAGCCTGCAGATTGCAGACTCCGAGCACAGCAACCATTACAACTATCACCACAGTCCAGGCCCTGTGTGA